A segment of the Geobacillus kaustophilus genome:
TAGCCGAAAGCACCGCATCCCATATACAACATTGGAACGCATTTATTACTCCATCGCATCGAAAAAAGCAAAAGAGCGTCAAACAGCGATAGAAGCATCTTCTCAAGAAGGAATGGTGCTTAGTTTAGATGAAATCGCTGTAAAAAAGGGACAACAGTATGAAACTGTATTGATGGATGCCAGAGCCGGATCGGTCATGGGAATGCATGCCGATCGCCAATGTGACTCCGCCATCAACTTGTTGAGCCAAAATATCCTGTCGAAAGAAATGGTCCAAACGGTGATTCTTGACATGTGGGAACCTTATCATAAGGCGGTTCGCGCCCTGTTTCCATCTGCTTCGATTGTCATCGATAAGTACCATGTGGTTCAAAAAGTGACACAAGCCTTGGATCAAGCAAGAAAGGAATTTTCTCCATTGAAAAAGGCTCGATATCTTCTCTTGAAAGGCTGTGAAAAGCTTCGTAAGGACCAACGGCTTCGATTAGACGATATCTTGGAGGAGTATCCGGCACTTTCCATTGCTTATTATCTGAAAGAGTTGTTTCGGGATTTTTACCGAACCGATGGATATCATGAAGCAAAGGAACGCTTGGAAGAATGGATTCAGTTAGCCAAACAGAGCCCTTTTGCTTCTTTTCAGAAAGCAGCCAACACGCTTGAAAGGTGGAAGGAGCCTATTCTTTCCTACTTTTTGTGCCCATATACGAATGCCCGAATTGAGGGGACGAATCACAAGATCAAAAACATCAAACGCCGGGCATATGGCTATCGAAATCTAGAACGGTTTCGTTTGCGTGTATTTCTGGAGTGTACAGGGAACACTACAGGCAGTCAGGCTGCTTAAGCGCTCCCTTCTTCCGCTATCGGTATGATAGTTGGTAGAATGGAACCCGTCAAGGAAAGCACTTGACTGTTTCCATTCTACCAACTTCGTGGTCTGTATGCGGAAGAAGGATCCTGACTGATGAACCTATTTCATCCAGCTAACATGTCTCTAGGATTGAGTAGAAATCACAGAAAATGGTGAAGACCCTTTTTTGCAAAATGTTTTGTTTGATTATTGGCGTTGACTGGACATTATAGTTTAACATATTCTTGACGATAAGGCAGCTTGTCTCTTTTCTCGACTGACGAACACCAAGGCGTGGCGGAAGACCGAACACCCCCCCGCTTTCCAGACCCATGCACGGGTCTGAAAGCGGCGTTGTTCAGTCGCCCGACAGTCGATCAAATGCCGGGGCTAGTAAAATCGCAATATTCGACATAATATTTTCGGTTCATCACCAAATTTTGTGATTTAGTGACAAAAAAGAGAAAGCACTGACGAGATCCTGGCAATAATGTTAGCGGTGAAATAAACATTAAGGAGGTCTCGTAAGTGCTTTCTATACCACTAGGATTGC
Coding sequences within it:
- a CDS encoding ISL3 family transposase; the protein is MLSIPLGLPEFKVIKQELLSYGYAIHVEKTETQERCPHCGFATSSVHDRRTRKVRDLAIFHQPVYLFIKVKRYRCWNCSQVFSASLESIPPNQHYTNRFCEYLYELCEGSTIQEVSRKHRIPYTTLERIYYSIASKKAKERQTAIEASSQEGMVLSLDEIAVKKGQQYETVLMDARAGSVMGMHADRQCDSAINLLSQNILSKEMVQTVILDMWEPYHKAVRALFPSASIVIDKYHVVQKVTQALDQARKEFSPLKKARYLLLKGCEKLRKDQRLRLDDILEEYPALSIAYYLKELFRDFYRTDGYHEAKERLEEWIQLAKQSPFASFQKAANTLERWKEPILSYFLCPYTNARIEGTNHKIKNIKRRAYGYRNLERFRLRVFLECTGNTTGSQAA